Proteins encoded in a region of the Bacteroidota bacterium genome:
- a CDS encoding SET domain-containing protein: MKKESSIKPQPLISEILPGFATIIVVGAAYWVRHPEVVSSLLHSQSLLAIVAALGAGGFIASWIVGTFLDTCRDLIESVIDKWYPINWGFLLTAGPEDIERLNDWYLAYYLLNGNYVVGGLLILGFTIIGFVTIPGWAIWLLALAIVILVFDAGTLRIEMKSVMGTGLPHEGVYTRLGRSKVDPDGVGVLAIRDIKKGTYLFEPDDEGMVRIDSARVSELSKEIRKLYYDFGPLNEGKYGVPTSFNKLTVAWYVNESEHPNVGCDKDFRFYALTDIKVGDELTTDYDEYCERPPEE; the protein is encoded by the coding sequence ATGAAAAAAGAATCCTCTATAAAGCCTCAGCCACTCATTTCTGAAATATTGCCAGGGTTTGCGACGATAATCGTTGTTGGAGCCGCCTATTGGGTGAGGCATCCGGAGGTTGTTTCTTCTCTCCTTCATTCGCAAAGCCTCCTTGCAATAGTTGCCGCTCTCGGAGCTGGTGGTTTTATCGCTTCGTGGATAGTGGGAACATTTTTGGATACATGTAGAGATCTAATCGAGTCTGTAATCGATAAATGGTATCCCATCAATTGGGGTTTTCTCCTCACGGCGGGGCCGGAAGATATTGAACGGTTAAACGACTGGTATTTGGCATACTACCTTCTCAATGGTAACTATGTTGTGGGCGGTCTTTTGATTTTAGGGTTCACCATAATCGGGTTTGTTACCATACCAGGATGGGCGATTTGGTTATTGGCGCTCGCCATCGTTATTCTTGTTTTTGACGCGGGGACATTGAGAATTGAAATGAAAAGTGTGATGGGAACAGGGTTGCCCCACGAGGGCGTCTACACAAGGTTAGGGCGATCAAAGGTGGATCCGGATGGTGTCGGTGTATTGGCAATCAGAGATATCAAAAAGGGGACATATCTCTTCGAACCCGACGACGAAGGGATGGTTCGGATTGATTCGGCTCGCGTAAGTGAACTCTCCAAAGAGATCCGAAAGTTATATTACGATTTCGGCCCCCTTAACGAAGGGAAATATGGTGTGCCGACGAGTTTTAACAAACTGACCGTGGCGTGGTATGTAAATGAATCTGAACATCCTAATGTCGGGTGCGATAAGGATTTCCGATTTTATGCGCTGACTGACATCAAAGTGGGAGATGAACTGACAACTGACTATGACGAGTATTGCGAGAGACCTCCCGAAGAATAG
- a CDS encoding DUF932 domain-containing protein, which translates to IQAAGLDFNVVKKTLRTTTPDLPVVGHYATVRTDNLQVLGVVGSRYEPIQNRDAFTTFDALVGEGEAIYHTAGVLGKGERIWILAKLPDYIRVNGDDLVEKFLLLTNSHDGSGPVRVKLTPIRVVCENTLTVALDGREQEVRIRHTAQAEARLKQAHEILGLTNQLYAELDQIFNGMSKKSMTQTMLNDYLKKIFPDPPDKERSTRATTVREKVVELTENGIGAEMAKGSLWGAYNAVTELVDHYRRTTADDMAGLKSMWFGSGERLKKKAFEVAAEMLN; encoded by the coding sequence GATTCAAGCTGCAGGGCTGGATTTCAATGTAGTGAAGAAAACGCTGAGAACGACAACCCCGGATTTACCGGTGGTGGGTCACTACGCCACTGTAAGGACGGACAATTTGCAGGTTTTGGGAGTCGTCGGTTCGCGCTACGAGCCGATCCAGAACAGGGATGCCTTCACGACATTTGATGCCTTGGTCGGTGAAGGCGAAGCGATCTACCACACCGCCGGCGTTCTCGGGAAAGGGGAGCGGATATGGATTCTCGCCAAACTGCCCGACTATATCCGGGTGAACGGTGATGATCTCGTCGAAAAATTCCTGCTTCTCACGAACTCTCACGACGGGAGCGGACCGGTTCGTGTGAAACTCACGCCCATCCGTGTTGTCTGCGAAAACACTCTCACTGTCGCACTCGACGGCAGGGAGCAGGAGGTGCGGATCCGCCACACCGCCCAGGCGGAGGCAAGGCTGAAGCAGGCCCATGAAATCCTCGGGCTGACGAACCAGCTCTATGCGGAGCTTGATCAGATCTTCAACGGAATGAGCAAAAAGTCGATGACACAGACGATGCTGAATGATTATCTGAAGAAGATATTTCCCGATCCGCCGGATAAAGAGCGCTCGACCCGGGCGACAACAGTGCGGGAAAAGGTAGTGGAACTGACCGAGAACGGAATCGGCGCGGAAATGGCCAAAGGATCCCTTTGGGGAGCCTACAACGCCGTCACGGAACTCGTCGATCACTACCGGAGAACAACCGCAGACGATATGGCTGGGCTCAAGTCGATGTGGTTTGGCTCGGGCGAGAGGTTAAAGAAGAAGGCGTTCGAGGTGGCGGCGGAAATGCTGAATTAA
- a CDS encoding ATP-binding protein — protein MNNQKTMGNFKPRARLLLQLGDQLIRSENIAVVELVKNAYDADAKKCEVILNDVDNLEAGEIILQDNGIGMTPEIVRNVWLEPGADVKELVLQGKDVPEEFGYTAKRLPIGEKGIGRFGVHKLGNYIEMITKNANSQNEVIVKIDWTKFQNTKYLEDADFSVEERKPEIFRNGRTGTHIIIKKIKTVWTESLYKELHRSLTSLSSPFNNQSDFKVLLRLNLREKDKYLIWTKHLLTVKDIKKKALWTLDCTISGNEITRFLYKFKPWKTMDKLNPRKIDTESEEYKRAIKKLRNNAGNLDLGLFKIGEIRIEAYLFDLAPKILKLGVQDKETLVDFLSINGGVRVYRDDMRIYNYGEPGDDWLNLDKTRINQPSQRIGNKNILAAVHISRADSRDLREKTNREGFIEDSAYFVFQESVQRAIEIFGQLRNIDKRKVRELYEGSSKTEPVLYDIDELKESVQNKLEQLKAGEQSKKDFLKYKEEVKKEVFSGLDRIKQQYIKTNSILLKSAGAGLSLGVVIHEVEKRVKELSQVLNAANEEFNVNKVRSLVKSVAKLIENYSVLIANEKKTKLNLNLIIEDAIFNTEFRLKAHKIELVKAFEKTKPVKIRCSLNTLVGVLLNIFDNSIYWLDYHGVRNKKIYINVKKYRNNEVGIIIADNGTGFALSPEDAIQPFVSMKPGGMGLGLHIVSEMVKAYDGKLLVRDYKETTGIPNEFEHGAIIELIFRQIHEA, from the coding sequence ATGAACAATCAAAAAACGATGGGCAATTTCAAGCCACGTGCAAGATTATTATTACAGCTGGGAGATCAATTAATCCGCAGCGAGAATATTGCTGTTGTTGAATTGGTGAAAAATGCATATGACGCAGATGCAAAAAAATGTGAAGTGATACTCAACGATGTAGACAACTTGGAAGCGGGTGAGATTATCTTACAGGACAACGGGATTGGCATGACCCCCGAAATTGTAAGGAACGTCTGGCTGGAGCCCGGGGCAGACGTAAAGGAATTAGTACTGCAGGGAAAGGATGTTCCTGAAGAATTTGGATATACTGCAAAGAGACTGCCCATCGGGGAAAAGGGCATTGGACGCTTCGGTGTTCATAAACTAGGGAATTACATCGAAATGATCACCAAAAATGCCAATTCCCAGAATGAAGTGATTGTAAAGATTGACTGGACAAAATTTCAAAACACAAAATACCTTGAGGATGCTGATTTTTCTGTTGAAGAAAGGAAACCGGAGATTTTCAGAAACGGGCGAACCGGTACACATATTATTATAAAGAAGATAAAGACTGTATGGACGGAAAGCCTTTATAAAGAATTGCACAGATCTCTTACATCACTAAGCTCTCCATTCAATAATCAGTCCGACTTCAAAGTGCTGCTCCGGCTCAATCTTAGGGAGAAGGACAAATATTTAATTTGGACAAAACATCTATTAACCGTCAAGGACATAAAGAAAAAAGCCTTGTGGACTCTGGATTGCACGATCTCCGGAAATGAAATCACAAGATTTTTGTATAAGTTCAAACCATGGAAAACCATGGATAAGCTGAATCCGAGAAAGATTGATACTGAAAGTGAAGAATACAAAAGAGCGATAAAAAAACTGAGAAATAATGCGGGTAACCTTGATCTCGGACTCTTCAAGATCGGGGAAATCAGAATAGAGGCTTATCTATTTGACCTTGCGCCGAAAATCCTTAAGCTCGGAGTTCAGGACAAGGAAACTCTTGTGGATTTTCTATCGATTAATGGAGGTGTGCGCGTTTATAGGGATGATATGCGGATTTACAACTATGGTGAGCCGGGAGACGACTGGTTGAATCTGGACAAAACGCGCATAAATCAACCGTCCCAGAGGATAGGGAATAAAAATATTCTTGCAGCCGTTCATATCAGCAGGGCGGACAGCAGGGATCTCCGGGAAAAGACAAACAGGGAAGGATTTATCGAGGATTCGGCCTATTTTGTTTTTCAGGAATCCGTGCAGAGGGCGATAGAAATATTTGGTCAACTCAGAAATATTGATAAAAGGAAGGTTCGGGAACTGTATGAAGGCTCATCAAAAACCGAGCCGGTTCTCTACGATATTGATGAACTCAAAGAGTCAGTACAAAACAAACTGGAGCAGCTGAAGGCCGGCGAGCAGAGCAAAAAGGATTTCCTGAAGTACAAGGAAGAGGTCAAAAAAGAAGTTTTCAGCGGTTTGGACAGAATTAAGCAGCAGTATATAAAGACCAACAGCATCCTCCTGAAGAGCGCCGGTGCGGGCCTTAGCCTAGGAGTGGTAATACATGAAGTAGAAAAACGCGTAAAGGAATTGTCTCAGGTACTGAACGCCGCAAATGAAGAATTCAATGTAAACAAAGTCAGGAGTCTGGTTAAATCGGTTGCAAAACTGATAGAAAATTACTCCGTGCTGATTGCCAATGAAAAAAAGACAAAACTGAACTTAAACCTGATAATTGAGGACGCAATATTCAATACCGAGTTCAGGCTGAAAGCCCATAAGATTGAACTGGTCAAGGCTTTTGAAAAAACGAAGCCGGTCAAGATCCGCTGCTCCCTGAACACGCTTGTTGGCGTCCTGCTGAACATCTTTGACAACTCCATTTACTGGCTGGATTATCACGGTGTCAGAAACAAAAAAATCTATATCAATGTGAAGAAGTACAGAAATAACGAAGTCGGGATAATCATTGCGGATAACGGCACGGGGTTTGCGCTCTCTCCCGAAGATGCCATCCAGCCGTTTGTCTCCATGAAACCTGGCGGGATGGGTCTTGGTCTCCATATTGTAAGCGAGATGGTCAAGGCATACGACGGCAAACTTCTCGTCCGTGATTACAAAGAGACAACAGGCATTCCGAACGAGTTTGAACACGGCGCCATCATAGAGTTAATTTTCAGACAGATCCATGAAGCTTAA
- the vsr gene encoding DNA mismatch endonuclease Vsr, whose product MADVLTAKQRSYNMSRIRSTGTGPEMIFQELLRKKNITDFETHPKDMTGRPDFYFRNKKMAVFIDGCFWHGCKTCFKMPATNTAFWRAKIKANILRDRKVNRMLAGKGVSVLRVREHDLKKNPEKILATVERKLSENCSPTVLDLFAGAGGFSEGFVRAGCEIVGHIEMDSNACSTIVTRMIYHALVKKGGFKDYRDYVLGKISRDALVEKYELQRERDSVICSRIGKDNFRELIRQIRKRLEGRDLDIIIGGPPCQAYSYIGRARDERNMKRDDRNFLYRYYVKFLKALKPKIFVFENVPGLESAGDGRHLREMRLLMKRAGYETAYKTLDAVDFGVPQTRKRIILVGWSKESRLRSYPDFPNTSREYRVKSFLADLPKIRSGQGKRVELSSKVGKLLTEIGIADRKFDVIMEHVARPNNRRDLQIYRRAILAKRHGRNIRYNDLPDKLKTHKNKHGFLDRFKVVDANADGAQTVVAHIAKDGHHYIHPDLQQLRSLTVREAARLQTFPDDYKFEGERSSQFRQIGNAVPPLLSTILAKELKKYI is encoded by the coding sequence ATGGCTGATGTCCTCACCGCAAAACAACGATCATATAACATGTCTAGGATCAGGTCCACAGGTACTGGCCCGGAAATGATCTTCCAAGAACTGCTCCGCAAGAAAAACATCACGGATTTTGAGACTCATCCCAAGGATATGACTGGGCGTCCGGATTTCTATTTCCGTAACAAAAAAATGGCGGTGTTCATAGACGGGTGTTTCTGGCACGGGTGCAAAACCTGTTTCAAAATGCCAGCCACGAATACAGCGTTCTGGCGGGCGAAGATCAAGGCGAATATTCTACGGGATCGTAAGGTCAACAGGATGCTCGCAGGCAAGGGGGTCTCAGTTCTGCGGGTAAGAGAGCATGATCTCAAGAAAAATCCCGAAAAAATTCTCGCCACCGTCGAGAGAAAACTTAGCGAAAACTGTTCTCCCACAGTTCTTGATCTGTTTGCGGGCGCCGGAGGTTTTTCGGAGGGGTTTGTAAGAGCTGGATGCGAAATAGTCGGTCACATTGAAATGGACAGCAATGCATGCAGCACGATTGTGACACGAATGATTTATCATGCGCTTGTGAAAAAGGGCGGGTTCAAAGATTACAGAGACTATGTTCTGGGGAAAATAAGTCGTGACGCTCTTGTTGAGAAGTATGAACTTCAACGCGAGAGGGATTCCGTTATATGTTCAAGGATCGGAAAGGATAATTTCAGAGAACTTATACGGCAGATTAGAAAACGGCTTGAGGGGAGAGATCTCGATATAATCATAGGCGGGCCGCCCTGTCAGGCATATTCATACATAGGTCGGGCGCGCGACGAAAGGAACATGAAAAGAGACGACCGCAATTTTCTTTATAGATATTATGTCAAATTCCTGAAAGCTCTTAAGCCGAAAATATTTGTTTTTGAAAATGTTCCCGGCCTTGAGAGTGCCGGAGACGGGAGGCATCTGCGTGAGATGCGCCTATTAATGAAGCGAGCGGGATATGAAACAGCCTACAAGACGCTTGATGCCGTGGATTTTGGAGTACCTCAGACAAGGAAGCGAATCATTCTTGTCGGGTGGAGTAAAGAATCCAGACTCAGGAGCTATCCCGATTTTCCGAATACCAGCCGTGAGTACCGTGTAAAGTCTTTTCTTGCCGATCTCCCGAAGATCAGATCGGGACAGGGAAAACGAGTGGAATTATCTTCAAAAGTCGGAAAGCTATTGACGGAAATTGGAATAGCTGATCGAAAATTCGACGTCATTATGGAGCACGTCGCGCGTCCGAACAACAGACGGGATCTGCAAATATACCGCAGGGCAATTCTGGCAAAACGGCACGGGCGAAATATTAGATATAATGACCTGCCGGATAAGCTCAAGACTCACAAAAACAAGCATGGCTTTTTGGACAGGTTCAAGGTGGTAGACGCGAATGCCGACGGTGCCCAGACCGTTGTAGCTCATATCGCCAAAGATGGCCACCATTATATTCATCCGGACCTACAACAATTGCGCTCGCTGACCGTGAGGGAAGCGGCACGCTTGCAAACTTTTCCCGACGACTATAAATTTGAGGGTGAAAGAAGTTCTCAATTCAGGCAAATCGGCAACGCCGTTCCTCCTTTGCTTTCGACTATTTTGGCAAAGGAACTAAAGAAATATATATGA